The proteins below come from a single Cervus canadensis isolate Bull #8, Minnesota chromosome 2, ASM1932006v1, whole genome shotgun sequence genomic window:
- the IFI44 gene encoding interferon-induced protein 44 isoform X3: MAVATRLTWRQEKKLQNYFGEKQFSLLYKDCEVFRCEDLLDKRRMNGITELKESLLCAIRNYIPYGGLVNKIRILLLGPVGAGKSSFVNSVKSIFRGHVTNQALVGSNPTGTSEKNRTYFIKDAKDNNTLPFILCDSMGLSEKEGLDMDDIPYILEGHFPDRYQCNSLKLMPKGIGNHTGCPLLEDRVHCVAFVFNANSVEQLSNQMVKRIKRIRRELIKSDVVHVVLLTHVDTLDLITKADLIDIYKCVPVKLKLEAVHRKLGFALSDIFVVSNYTSEWELEPVIDVLILSALKEMLWAADDFLENLPLENTEIRRKK; encoded by the exons ATGGCAGTGGCAACTCGTTTGACATGGAGGCAAGAGAAAAAGCTGCAAAATTACTTTGGAGAAAAGCAGTTTAGTCTTCTCTATAAG GATTGTGAAGTTTTTCGATGTGAAG ATTTATTGGACAAAAGGAGGATGAATGGGATTACTGA GCTCAAGGAGAGCTTATTGTGTGCTATAAGAAATTACATACCATATGGAGGCCTGGTTAACAAAATTCGGATTCTGCTTCTGGGTCCAGTTGGAGCTGGGAAGTCTAGCTTTGTCAACTCAGTGAAATCTATTTTCCGAGGCCATGTAACGAACCAGGCTTTGGTGGGTTCTAATCCAACTGGGACATCTGAAAAG AACAGAACATATTTCATTAAGGATGCGAAGGATAACAACACTCTGCCATTTATTCTGTGTGACTCAATGGGGCTGAGTGAGAAAGAAGGCCTGGACATGGATGACATACCCTATATTTTAGAAGGCCATTTTCCTGACAGATACCAG TGTAATTCCTTGAAACTAATGCCAAAAGGTATTGGTAACCATACAGGCTGCCCATTGCTGGAGGACAGAGTCCATTGCGTGGCATTTGTGTTCAATGCCAACTCTGTTGAACAGCTCTCCAATCAGATGGTGAAAAGGATCAAAAGAATTCGAAGGGAGTTGATTAAGTCTG ATGTGGTCCATGTGGTGTTGCTCACTCATGTAGATACCTTGGATCTGATTACAAAAGCTGACCTCATAGACATATACAAATGTGTGCCTGTGAAACTTAAG CTAGAGGCAGTTCACAGAAAACTTGGATTCGCTCTTTCTGACATCTTTGTGGTTAGTAATTACACCTCAGAGTGGGAACTGGAGCCTGTCATAGACGTCCTGATCCTCTCTGCATTGAAAGAGATGCTGTGGGCTGCAGATGACTTCTTAGAGAATTTGCCTCTTGAGAACACAG Agatcagaagaaagaaatga
- the IFI44 gene encoding interferon-induced protein 44 isoform X1 produces MAVATRLTWRQEKKLQNYFGEKQFSLLYKASVHGFSTNSLLKICSEQGPTLTVVYSEDQIVGAYMQKNYGEGNYLITVFVFQEITITECKVGPFKLRMLFDEDYYGNREVSIHLNKKTMHFSINTVKKLGLSQRYISFQDCEVFRCEDLLDKRRMNGITELKESLLCAIRNYIPYGGLVNKIRILLLGPVGAGKSSFVNSVKSIFRGHVTNQALVGSNPTGTSEKNRTYFIKDAKDNNTLPFILCDSMGLSEKEGLDMDDIPYILEGHFPDRYQCNSLKLMPKGIGNHTGCPLLEDRVHCVAFVFNANSVEQLSNQMVKRIKRIRRELIKSDVVHVVLLTHVDTLDLITKADLIDIYKCVPVKLKLEAVHRKLGFALSDIFVVSNYTSEWELEPVIDVLILSALKEMLWAADDFLENLPLENTEIRRKK; encoded by the exons ATGGCAGTGGCAACTCGTTTGACATGGAGGCAAGAGAAAAAGCTGCAAAATTACTTTGGAGAAAAGCAGTTTAGTCTTCTCTATAAGGCCAGTGTCCATGGATTCTCTACTAATAGTTTGCTTAAGATATGCTCTGAACAAGGACCCACTCTAACAGTGGTTTACAGTGAAGATCAGATTGTTGGGGCATATATGCAAAAGAACTATGGGGAAGGAAACTATCTAATcactgtttttgtctttcaagaGATTACAATTACAGAATGCAAAGTAGGACCATTTAAACTACGTATGTTGTTTGATGAAGACTATTATGGAAATCGTGAAGTCAGTATACATCTAAACAAAAAAACGATGCATTTTAGTATAAATACAGTGAAAAAACTTGGACTATCTCAACGTTATATTTCCTTCCAGGATTGTGAAGTTTTTCGATGTGAAG ATTTATTGGACAAAAGGAGGATGAATGGGATTACTGA GCTCAAGGAGAGCTTATTGTGTGCTATAAGAAATTACATACCATATGGAGGCCTGGTTAACAAAATTCGGATTCTGCTTCTGGGTCCAGTTGGAGCTGGGAAGTCTAGCTTTGTCAACTCAGTGAAATCTATTTTCCGAGGCCATGTAACGAACCAGGCTTTGGTGGGTTCTAATCCAACTGGGACATCTGAAAAG AACAGAACATATTTCATTAAGGATGCGAAGGATAACAACACTCTGCCATTTATTCTGTGTGACTCAATGGGGCTGAGTGAGAAAGAAGGCCTGGACATGGATGACATACCCTATATTTTAGAAGGCCATTTTCCTGACAGATACCAG TGTAATTCCTTGAAACTAATGCCAAAAGGTATTGGTAACCATACAGGCTGCCCATTGCTGGAGGACAGAGTCCATTGCGTGGCATTTGTGTTCAATGCCAACTCTGTTGAACAGCTCTCCAATCAGATGGTGAAAAGGATCAAAAGAATTCGAAGGGAGTTGATTAAGTCTG ATGTGGTCCATGTGGTGTTGCTCACTCATGTAGATACCTTGGATCTGATTACAAAAGCTGACCTCATAGACATATACAAATGTGTGCCTGTGAAACTTAAG CTAGAGGCAGTTCACAGAAAACTTGGATTCGCTCTTTCTGACATCTTTGTGGTTAGTAATTACACCTCAGAGTGGGAACTGGAGCCTGTCATAGACGTCCTGATCCTCTCTGCATTGAAAGAGATGCTGTGGGCTGCAGATGACTTCTTAGAGAATTTGCCTCTTGAGAACACAG Agatcagaagaaagaaatga
- the IFI44 gene encoding interferon-induced protein 44 isoform X2: protein MAVATRLTWRQEKKLQNYFGEKQFSLLYKASVHGFSTNSLLKICSEQGPTLTVVYSEDQIVGAYMQKNYGEGNYLITVFVFQEITITECKVGPFKLRMLFDEDYYGNREVSIHLNKKTMHFSINTVKKLGLSQRYISFQDCEVFRCEDLLDKRRMNGITELKESLLCAIRNYIPYGGLVNKIRILLLGPVGAGKSSFVNSVKSIFRGHVTNQALVGSNPTGTSEKNRTYFIKDAKDNNTLPFILCDSMGLSEKEGLDMDDIPYILEGHFPDRYQCNSLKLMPKGIGNHTGCPLLEDRVHCVAFVFNANSVEQLSNQMVKRIKRIRRELIKSARGSSQKTWIRSF from the exons ATGGCAGTGGCAACTCGTTTGACATGGAGGCAAGAGAAAAAGCTGCAAAATTACTTTGGAGAAAAGCAGTTTAGTCTTCTCTATAAGGCCAGTGTCCATGGATTCTCTACTAATAGTTTGCTTAAGATATGCTCTGAACAAGGACCCACTCTAACAGTGGTTTACAGTGAAGATCAGATTGTTGGGGCATATATGCAAAAGAACTATGGGGAAGGAAACTATCTAATcactgtttttgtctttcaagaGATTACAATTACAGAATGCAAAGTAGGACCATTTAAACTACGTATGTTGTTTGATGAAGACTATTATGGAAATCGTGAAGTCAGTATACATCTAAACAAAAAAACGATGCATTTTAGTATAAATACAGTGAAAAAACTTGGACTATCTCAACGTTATATTTCCTTCCAGGATTGTGAAGTTTTTCGATGTGAAG ATTTATTGGACAAAAGGAGGATGAATGGGATTACTGA GCTCAAGGAGAGCTTATTGTGTGCTATAAGAAATTACATACCATATGGAGGCCTGGTTAACAAAATTCGGATTCTGCTTCTGGGTCCAGTTGGAGCTGGGAAGTCTAGCTTTGTCAACTCAGTGAAATCTATTTTCCGAGGCCATGTAACGAACCAGGCTTTGGTGGGTTCTAATCCAACTGGGACATCTGAAAAG AACAGAACATATTTCATTAAGGATGCGAAGGATAACAACACTCTGCCATTTATTCTGTGTGACTCAATGGGGCTGAGTGAGAAAGAAGGCCTGGACATGGATGACATACCCTATATTTTAGAAGGCCATTTTCCTGACAGATACCAG TGTAATTCCTTGAAACTAATGCCAAAAGGTATTGGTAACCATACAGGCTGCCCATTGCTGGAGGACAGAGTCCATTGCGTGGCATTTGTGTTCAATGCCAACTCTGTTGAACAGCTCTCCAATCAGATGGTGAAAAGGATCAAAAGAATTCGAAGGGAGTTGATTAAGTCTG CTAGAGGCAGTTCACAGAAAACTTGGATTCGCTCTTTCTGA